A DNA window from Stenotrophomonas sp. 57 contains the following coding sequences:
- a CDS encoding PepSY-associated TM helix domain-containing protein encodes MKFSSQTLRTFTTLHTWVGLVAGFGLFVAFYAGALTLFHHDLPLWQTPGAATALPAGLDDAQYLLEDVLATHPEARRHVGMTFPGADHPQPLAYWQADDGSWRYAWPGQIAGSPTPPQTGLAELVNELHYSLGLPVAGIYVMGIVSLLYGMALLSGLVIHLPKLLGDLFALRPGRNLKQLWQDAHNVIGVLSLPFHLMFAVTGALLCLVFVQMALLNPLIFDGKALQAVPTAMDTAPVREATGIPSPPGSLRVLHARALEVARAQGVTSFEPAYLKLANAGDTNATIEITGESTGTLGPLGAVALDVATGQVLATQLPGQRDANHATLSAAYALHFGEFGNGVVVWLYFLLGLGGAFLFYSGNLLWIESRRKRRQPQQPRAGVNMARATVGVCIGLCVAISVAFLTALVLERLAPAAVDHGIRWACFGSWAACALWAALRRPAQAARELLWAAAISTALVPILHGALNGDWLWRAAARGHWPLFWVDAIALAMAFGFARLAVASQRRARNGDPNSVWAN; translated from the coding sequence ATGAAGTTCAGCTCGCAGACCCTGCGCACGTTCACCACCCTGCACACCTGGGTCGGCCTGGTGGCCGGCTTCGGCCTGTTCGTGGCCTTCTACGCCGGTGCGTTGACCCTGTTCCACCACGATCTGCCGCTGTGGCAGACGCCGGGCGCAGCCACTGCGCTGCCGGCAGGGCTGGACGATGCGCAGTACCTGCTGGAGGACGTACTGGCCACGCATCCGGAAGCCCGCCGCCATGTCGGCATGACCTTCCCCGGCGCCGACCACCCTCAGCCCCTGGCGTACTGGCAGGCCGATGACGGTAGCTGGCGCTACGCCTGGCCGGGTCAGATCGCCGGCAGCCCCACGCCGCCGCAGACCGGGCTGGCGGAACTGGTCAACGAGCTGCACTACAGCCTCGGCCTGCCCGTGGCCGGCATCTACGTGATGGGCATCGTCAGCCTGCTGTACGGCATGGCGCTGCTGAGCGGGCTGGTGATCCATCTGCCGAAGCTGCTCGGCGACCTGTTCGCGCTGCGCCCGGGCCGCAACCTGAAACAGCTGTGGCAGGACGCGCACAACGTGATCGGCGTGCTGAGCCTGCCCTTCCACCTGATGTTCGCGGTGACCGGAGCCCTGCTCTGCCTGGTGTTCGTGCAGATGGCCCTGCTCAATCCGCTGATTTTCGACGGCAAGGCCCTGCAGGCCGTGCCAACAGCGATGGACACCGCTCCGGTGCGTGAAGCGACCGGCATCCCCTCGCCGCCGGGCAGCCTGCGCGTGCTGCATGCGCGGGCGCTGGAGGTGGCACGCGCACAGGGCGTGACCAGCTTTGAGCCGGCCTACCTGAAGCTGGCCAACGCGGGCGACACCAACGCCACCATCGAGATCACCGGCGAATCCACCGGCACCCTCGGCCCGCTCGGCGCCGTGGCGCTGGATGTCGCCACCGGCCAGGTACTGGCCACCCAGCTGCCGGGCCAGCGCGACGCCAACCACGCCACGCTCAGCGCCGCCTATGCGCTGCACTTCGGCGAGTTCGGCAACGGCGTGGTGGTCTGGCTGTACTTCCTGCTCGGCCTGGGCGGTGCGTTCCTGTTCTACTCGGGCAACCTGCTGTGGATCGAATCGCGGCGCAAGCGTCGCCAGCCGCAGCAGCCGCGCGCCGGAGTAAACATGGCACGGGCCACGGTCGGCGTGTGCATCGGCCTGTGCGTGGCGATCTCGGTCGCGTTCCTCACCGCGCTGGTGCTGGAACGGCTGGCGCCGGCGGCGGTCGACCACGGCATCCGCTGGGCCTGCTTCGGCAGCTGGGCGGCCTGTGCGCTGTGGGCCGCGCTGCGCCGCCCGGCACAGGCCGCACGCGAGCTGCTGTGGGCGGCGGCAATCAGTACCGCGCTGGTGCCGATCCTGCACGGCGCACTCAATGGTGACTGGCTGTGGCGTGCGGCTGCGCGTGGCCACTGGCCGCTGTTCTGGGTCGATGCCATCGCGCTGGCCATGGCCTTTGGCTTCGCCCGCTTGGCGGTGGCCAGCCAGCGTCGTGCCCGCAACGGCGATCCGAACAG